In Blastopirellula sp. J2-11, a single genomic region encodes these proteins:
- a CDS encoding DeoR/GlpR family DNA-binding transcription regulator produces the protein MQADVRRARLLEMVRSRGFASLPDLASELEVSESTVRRDLDSLEDSGSAKRTHGGVFYTGPAPNLPHFELRQEMQWEKKRQIARAASVLIEDGDTVLLDGGSTTYELAQLLVGRTLQVVTNSLPVANLFMASNTTDLIFVGGYVHNRTGVSCGPYATEMIAKLNARRAVLSTAGITEQGLYNSNLLLIETEQAMVRAAGEVIIVADSTKFGRQSLAHQCPLDEIDRLVVDDQITPPWLTVLQDAGIDTIVADSTTPPEAVR, from the coding sequence ATGCAAGCGGACGTGCGGAGAGCACGACTGTTAGAGATGGTGCGGTCGCGAGGATTCGCGTCGCTGCCAGATCTGGCCAGTGAACTGGAGGTTTCAGAATCGACGGTCCGGCGTGACCTAGATTCTTTAGAGGACTCTGGTTCGGCCAAACGAACGCATGGCGGCGTCTTTTACACCGGACCGGCGCCCAATCTCCCTCACTTCGAGCTGCGTCAGGAGATGCAGTGGGAGAAGAAGCGGCAGATCGCTCGAGCGGCGAGCGTGCTGATCGAAGATGGCGATACCGTGCTGCTCGACGGCGGAAGCACGACCTATGAGCTGGCTCAGCTGTTGGTCGGGCGAACGCTGCAAGTGGTCACCAACTCGCTGCCGGTCGCGAACTTGTTCATGGCCAGCAACACAACCGATTTGATTTTTGTCGGCGGCTACGTTCACAACCGAACCGGCGTTTCGTGCGGGCCGTACGCGACCGAAATGATCGCCAAGTTGAACGCTCGGCGCGCGGTGCTCAGCACGGCCGGAATTACCGAGCAAGGATTATACAACAGCAACCTGTTGTTGATCGAAACCGAACAAGCGATGGTCCGCGCCGCCGGCGAAGTGATCATCGTCGCCGATAGTACAAAATTTGGACGGCAGAGCCTGGCTCACCAATGTCCGCTTGATGAGATCGACCGCCTGGTGGTCGATGACCAGATAACGCCCCCGTGGCTGACGGTGCTGCAAGACGCGGGGATCGACACGATCGTCGCTGACAGTACGACGCCGCCTGAAGCTGTACGATAA
- the pduL gene encoding phosphate propanoyltransferase has product MTQAPTLDRSTIERIVRQIVAGNSAPQAASPAPVIAAQTKLVVSISARHVHLTDAHVETLFGPGHTLTPMKDLYQDGFYAAEETVMVVGPRRRMLEKVRILGPTRDYSQVELAFTDAISLGIEVPVRASGKIAGTPGCVLVGPRGVVDLSEGVIRAERHVHMNQSHAQFYGVANGDRMNLRVVSNGCTILFEDLLVRADEVSKLEVHLDTDEGNACNLDAATEITLLKQEPCGCKTH; this is encoded by the coding sequence ATGACGCAAGCTCCGACTCTCGATCGCTCGACCATCGAACGTATCGTCCGCCAGATTGTCGCCGGCAACTCGGCGCCGCAAGCCGCTTCGCCAGCTCCGGTGATCGCCGCGCAGACCAAGTTAGTCGTCAGTATCTCGGCGCGTCACGTTCATCTGACCGACGCGCATGTCGAAACGCTGTTTGGCCCGGGGCACACGCTGACCCCGATGAAGGACTTGTACCAAGACGGCTTTTACGCCGCCGAAGAGACCGTGATGGTCGTCGGTCCGCGTCGCCGGATGTTGGAAAAGGTTCGCATCCTGGGTCCGACTCGCGACTATAGCCAGGTCGAACTGGCCTTTACCGATGCGATTTCGCTGGGGATCGAAGTTCCGGTTCGCGCCAGCGGCAAGATCGCTGGAACGCCGGGTTGCGTACTGGTCGGTCCGCGCGGCGTGGTCGATTTATCGGAAGGGGTCATTCGGGCCGAACGGCATGTGCACATGAATCAAAGCCACGCGCAGTTTTATGGAGTCGCCAACGGCGATCGCATGAACTTGCGAGTCGTTTCCAACGGCTGCACGATCCTGTTTGAGGATCTGCTAGTGCGAGCCGACGAAGTTAGCAAGCTGGAAGTTCACCTCGATACGGATGAGGGGAATGCGTGCAACCTGGATGCGGCGACCGAGATTACGCTGCTGAAGCAGGAGCCGTGCGGCTGCAAGACGCACTAG